The Acidobacteriota bacterium sequence CACGGGCGCCGACGGCGAGACCATCCGCGGCGTCGGCTCGGCCGGCAAGAACTGCCTGCTCTATCTTTGGGACCGCGAGACCGGCGAGCCGATCAACCCGATGGTCGAGACACTGATGCCGACCGAGAGCAACGTACCGGGTGAGGTGGTCTACCCGACGCAGCCGATCCCCTACAACGCGCGCGGCGTGCAGATGACGCCGTTCTGCGCCACCTACGTGCACCTCGACGATCCGGAGCTGCAGGCGCAGAGCCGGCCGATGTACACGCCGTACTCGATCGAGGAGCACCTGATCGTGGCCCACGGCGGATCGAGCTTCGGCTCGCCCGCGTTCAGCCCGCGCACCGGGCTGCTCTACGTCACCGGCAAGAACGCGGCGGTCTCGATGATCGTCCGGCCGCTCGGCGACAGCCTCGAGCCGGGGCCGCACGGCGACGGCCACAGCGCGAACTTCGAGGAGTTGAGCCGCATTCCCGCCTACACGCCCACGACGACCCTGACCGCCTACGAGCCGGCCAGCGGCGAAGAGGCGTGGCAGGCCGTGTTTCCCGCGCTCAGCCCCATCGGGGCGAGCGGCAACCTCGCGACCGCGGGCGACCTCGTGTTCCAGGGGGCGGACGACGGCGCGTTCTACGCCTTCCACGCGGCGACCGGGGAGCAGTTGTTCCGGTATCAGGCGCAGCGTCCGATCCGGTCGAGCCCGATGACCTACCAGGTGAACGGAAAGCAGTACGTGACGGTGATCGCGACCAACACGATCCTGACCTTCGCGCTGCCGTAAGGGGAGTTGGTCGCCTGCGGGCAATCGTTCGATGCCGACGTCGCTCCGGCCACGGGCGAGGAGCCGGGCGGATTTGTCTGTCGTGAACTGACCCCCGTCGCGTGTCTTCCTGACCCTGCGCTGCCATTCTCGGAGTCGGCATCGCGCCGGCAGAAGGCGTGTCACAATGCAGGGAGGTCAGATGAGACGACCATCTCGGCGTTGTTACGGCGTCGCGTCCGTTGCGGTCTGCCTTGTCGTCCTCGGCGTCACGGGCTGTCGCCCTCCGGATTTCGTTCGCGAACTTCTCATTGCCTACCACCAGGAGGGTGTCGTCGCGGAGTTGCGTGAAGGTGCCGAGGCGGGCGACGCCGAGTCGCAATGGAGGCTCGGCCGGATGTACTCAACCGGCATGTGGGTGCCGCGAGACCCTGCCATTGCAATCTCCTGGTATCGCCGCGCTGCCGGTCAGGGGCACGTCGAGGCGCAATTGGACTTGGCGTCGAGCTATCTCTTGGGCGCCGGCGTCGCCGAAAACGAAGCGCAAGCGGCCGTCTGGTACCGCAAGGCGGCCGAGCAGGGGGACGCGTATGCGCAGACCGAGCTCGGCATCCTCTATTCCGAGGGTCGGGGCGTGGACCGAAACGACGTTTCGGCGCACGTGTGGTTCAGCGTCGCCGCGTCGCGGGCCGACGGCGACGTTCGGGAGCGGGCGGCCGGCCTGCGCGACACGGCTGCCGAGCGCATGACCCCCGTGCAACTGGAAGAGGCCGAGCTTCGCGCACAGGAGTGGAACGCGGCGCATCCACTGGTCTCACCGGTGGACGCCTACGAGCTGGTGAGCTCTCGGCTGCGCGAGTCGGTCAAAATCGATTTCTCCGCCGCGTCACGGACGTTGCTAGTGGCGCTTCAGCGGCCGTGCCGCTACTGCGACGACTCGCTGCCGTTCTATCGGCGGCTGCAGGCGCGCGCGGACGGGCGGGACGGGGTGCGGATTGTCGTGGTGGCACCGCCGCGCAACCGCGGGATGGGCGACTACCTGGCGTTGGAGGGCTTCGAGCCGGACGCGGTGGTTTTCGCAGACCCGGAGCGGTTTCCGGCATCGGGCACGCCGACCCTGATGCTGGTGGACACGGAAGGCTCGCTCACGCATTCGTGGATCGGGTTGCTTGATGCCGACCAGGAAGGGGAGGTGCTCAACGTACTCTTCCGGTGACCCGACGGCGAGGCCGGCCGCGCGGCGTCATAGAATGGACGCCGTGACTCGGAGGCGTCGTGGAGGCTGATCGTCGTTTGCTGACCCGTGTCGTGCTGCGCAACTACAAGAGCATTGCCGCATGTGACGTCTCGCCTGCGCAGTTGACGTTTCTGGTCGGTCCGAACGGCTCGGGCAAGAGCAACTTCCTCGACGCGCTGCGTTTCGTTGCCGATGCGGTTCGGTTTTCGCTCGACCACGCGCTGCGGGATAGAGGCGGGATCGGCGAGGTTCGGCGGAGGTCCGGGGGCCATCCCAATCACTTCGGGATTGGCATCAAGCTCGGTCTGGCACAGTCGGCGGCAAGCTACGCGTTCACGGTCGGCGCAAAGCCACGCGGCGGGTACGAGGTGCAACGCGAGGAGTGCCGCGTCGCTCGATACGACGGCAGCGAGCGTCACTTCTACTCGGTCGAGCGTGGGCGAGTTGCCGAGAGCACCCTGTCCCCATCTCCCGTCGCCGCCGATGATCGCCTCTACCTCGTGAACGTCTCGGGTGTCGAGGCTTTTAGACCCGTATATGACGCGCTCGTGGGCATGGGGTTCTATAGCCTGAATCCCGAAGCGATCCGGGAGCTTCAGTCGCCCGACCCGGGCGATCTGCTGCAGCGGGACGGAGGTAACATCGCCAGCGTACTTGCCAATCTGCGCACCCGTTCACCTGACGTCAAGAAGCGGGTCGAGGAGTACCTGGGCAAGGTGGTTTCCGGAATCTCGGGCGTCGACGAAAGGTCTGTCGGCCCCAAGGAGACCCTGGAGTTCAGGCAGGAGGTGCGCGGGGCTCGCTACCCGTGGCGGTTCTTTGCGAGCAGCATGTCGGACGGAACGCTGCGCGCGCTGGGTGTGCTCGTCGCGCTGTTTCAGGGATTCGCCGGCGCGGAATCGACTCGGCGATGCGTCGGTATAGAGGAGCCCGAGGTCGCTCTGCACCCGGCGGCCGCGGGAGTTCTGATCGACGGGCTCCAGGACGCCGCGGAGCAGGCACAGATCCTCGTCACGAGCCACAGCCCCGATTTGCTGGACAACAGGGAGATACCCGACGATGCAATCATCGCGGTTGTTGCGGAACATGGCGAGAGTCGCATCGGTCCTCTGGATGAAGTAGGACGGTCTGCGCTCAGGGATCATCTCTACACCGCCGGCGAGCTCCTCCGCATGAATCAACTGCGCCCTGACCCGAGCGTCTTCGAATTGCGACCGGAACAGCTTCACCTGTTCCACGTCCTGCCATGAGCGATGGCAAGAATCGTTGCCATCGTCGAGGGGCATGGCGAGATGGACGCGGTCCCGATTCTGCTAGGCCGAATCGCCGAGGCGGTCGCCCCGGCTACCGACGTCGCTATTCTCCCGCCGATACGCGTCGACCGGTACGGTGTCGTTAAGCAGGGAGAGCTGGAACGGGCCGTCGAGTTGGCAGCTCGAATGACTGGAACCGACGGGAGCATTCTACTGCTGCTGGACGCCGACGACGATTGCCCGGCAGAACTTGGTCCCGCGCTGTTGGAGCGAGCCAGGGCTGCGCGACCGGATCGCATGATTCGCGTCGTGCTCGCAAAGGCAGAGTACGAAGCGTGGTTCCTTGCGGCGACGGCATCGATTGCCGGGCGCTGCGACATTGACGAAGCCGCGGCGCAACCCGACGATCCAGAAGGGATCAGAGACGCAAAAAGGTGGCTGACCGCACGGATGCCCTTCGGTCGCTCATACCGTCCGACTCGGGATCAGGCGAACCTGACGGAGGACTTCGACCTCGATGCCGCCCGGCAGGCAGCGCCCTCGTTCGACAAGCTGTGGCGGGACGTCAGTGCGTTGCTGGCGCCGGATACGCCTTGAGGTGATGCCCTCTTTCGCCGCAGTCAACCGCATCCGACGACACCCGGCACGCGTCACGCCAGGTGCCGCCGGTAGAACGCGAGCATCCGCGTCCAGCACTCGGCGGCGTACTCGGCGTGGTAGACCTCGGCGCGGGTGTCGTTGAAGAAGGCGTGGTCGGCGCCCTCGAAGATCGTGATCTCGACCTCCTTGCCGGCCGCCCGCAGGTCGGCCTCCAGCTTGCGGGCGACCTCCGGGGTGACGAAGCCGTCCTTCTCGGCGAAGAATCCGAGGACCGGCGCCCGCAGGCTCGCCAGATCGGGTGTGACGTTGGGGTGGATGCCGTAGAAATCGACGCAGGCGCCGACCTTCGCGTTTGCGCACGCGGCGAACAGTGAGAGCTGGCCGCCCATGCAGAACCCGACGGTCCCGACCCGGTCGCCGGTCGCCTCGTCGCGGGCAAGCAGGTAATCGACAGCGCCGCGCAGGTCCCGTTCGGTCTGCTCGATATTGAGCGCCATCATCAGCTTGCCGGCGTCGTCGGGGCTCGCGGCGGTCTCGCCGTGGTACATGTCGGGCGCGAGCGCGACGAAGCCTTCGCCGGCGAAGCGGTCGGCGACGTCCTTGACGTGATCGACGAGCCCCCACCACTCCTGGATGACGATCACGCCCGGACCGGAACCGGACGCCGGTGTTGCCAGGTAGCCGCCGGAGCTCTTCCCGTTCGCCGCGAACTCGACCATCCTGCCCATCGTCCCGCGCTCCTCTCCTTCTCTCGCTACCCTTGCAGCGCTTGCCGCCCGCTTCAGTCCTCGGTCGTCGCCGACACCGCGCGGCCGTCGACCGCGATTCCGGACAGGCTCTGCGCCCGGTTGTCGAACCGGTCGTCGGAGAGCGGCGCGTACAGCTCCAGACTCGACTGCAGGAGGCCGCCGGCGTGCAGCAACCCGACCTCGTCGGCGTGCAGGCCCGCCCGGTGCACCATCCAGTCCCTGTAGTCGGCCGGGGCGGGGACCGCGGTCGACCAGTCGGGGCCGGGGCCGCCGAGCACGAAGCGGTCGGGCTGCAGCCGCTCGTCGATGGTGCCGACGAGCCGTCCGTCGACGTAGAAGTGGGTCTGGCCGCGCGCCACGTAGTGGGTCAGCGTCACGTGATGCCACTGGCCGTCGGCGCCCGGTTGCGGCGACGTGGCCGCGTTGCCGTTGGCGGAGGTGTAGACCCAGCGGCCGTTCTGAATGGCGATGGTGGCCTGGAAGCGCCGTCCGGTGGGGGTGAGCGTCATCGCCTCGAAGTCGAGCTCGGCGCGGCGGAAGGGAACCGTGACCCAGTCCACCTCGTGGCCGACGGTCTGGCCGCCGATGCTGGCGATGGTGCCGTCGCCCTCGGCCCGTACCTGGAAGGTCAAGCCGAACGAGCGCATGGTCTGGTCGACGTTCAGCGTCAGCGGCGACCGTCCGCGGCCGCGCACCCGTGCGAAGCCGGCCGCGGTAGACCGGGTCGGGGTCGGCTTGCCGGCTTCGAGGGCATCGAAGAGGGTGGGTACAAAGGCGTGGAACATCTCGGTGTGGCCGGCCGCGTTGGGATGGATCGGCTCGGGGAAGAAGCCCCGCGCCCAGCGGCCGTAGCCGTCGTCGATGGCCCCGAGCAGGTTGACGCTCGGCACGTCCCAGGTGTTGATCAGCAGGTTCGTGGCCCGCGTGTGGGCGTACTCCGCCTCGGTGAAGTCGCCGCGCGTGTAGGTGAGCCCGATCACCGGCACGATGCCGCGCTCGCGGGCGCGAGCGATCAGACGCTGCAGGCCGTCGGCGAACTGTTGCGCGACGGCGTCGGCCGCCTCGCGCGAATCCGCGCAGCGGGGCGACGGCTGACCGGGCGGGCAGCGCATGATGCCCTCGTTGCCGAGCGACAGCGCGATGACCACGTAGCCCGGATTGACCGGCGTCAGATAGCGCGTGCCGGGGTCCGGCTCGCCCTCCGGCTCGAAGCGCGGGGTGATGGTGATCGTGTTGTCGCCGCCCCGCGAGACGTTCAGCACTTCCCATCCCCACGGCTCCAGCAGCTCGCGCAGGCGGCCGGTGTAGCCGCCGAGGTTGAGCTCGTCGCCGGTGCCGTTGGGGACCGACGATCCCCACAGGGCGATGCGGCGCGGGCGTTCGCCGTCGTCGGACGATTGCGCGGCGGCGCCGCCGGCTGCTAGAAGCAGAACGATCAGCACGAAGAGAACGCGGCGGAAGTCGGCAAATCGCATGACTTGACCTCTCTTGCACGAAGGGTTCGTTCTGGCCGTTCGCGTGCGAACTCCAGACGCCAGCAGAGAACCTGGAAACGCGCCGGCGACACCCGGTGCCGCTCGGCTTGCCCGGTGCTTGCCGGCGACGCGCAGAATAGCACGTCGGAGAGCGCCAGTTCGTGGCCGGGTCCCGCGTCTCGTGCCGCGCCGCTGGTCCTACCGGGAGGTAACGTCGGTGACCTCGCCGGCGGCGTCGACGAATCCGAGGCGCCCGTTACCGACCTCGCCGAGCGAGGCCATGAATGCCCCCTGCCCGTCCAGGAAGATGATGCTCGGGGCGCCGTCCTCCGCCACGCCGGCGACGAGGCGCGTGCCGGCCGCGCCGCCGAGGTTGAGCACCGTGGCGTCGCCGACCGCGGTCAGGACGGCCCGTCGCCGGTTGTTGGCCGAGAGCGCCAGTTGCGGCATGTGGTCGCTGCCGACGGTGAGCGATGCGGCTTCCTGTCCGGCGCCGTCGGCGAGCGCCAGGCGGGGCAGGCCCTCGGCCGTCAGATGCAGTTGCAGGCGACCGCGCGCCCCGTCGCCGAGGGTCAGGATCGGCCGGCCCTGGACCGCGCCGAACAGTCCCTGCCCCTCGGCTTCGGCCCCGGCGACGACGATGGCGTCGCGGCCCTGGACCGTGGCGCGCAACCGCGTCTCTCCAGTCGGGCCGTTGAGCTGGATGAGCGGCGTCCCGTCGGGCTCGACGCCGAACGTACTGCGCACCTGGCCCGCCTGGTCGTAGAGCGTGATCGACGCGAGTCCCCCGGGGTCGCTGCCGGCGAGCACACCGCGCAGCCGTCCCGCGCCGTCGACCAGGTTCACCTGCGTTGCGGTGACCACGCCGGCCGTCCCCTGCGCCTGCACCCCGCCGGACATCGACAGGTTGGTCGCGGCGCCGCCCGCGAACGAGGCGGCCAGCATCGCGACTATCGTCCAGAGGCGCTCACGCGCCCGCCCGTGTTGTTTCGACATCTCTTGCTCCCGTGGTTGATTCGTTGTCTGCCGGCCAGCGTCCAGTGTCTGCCGCGGTCGTCCCGCGGCCGTTCTCCATGCTGCCGGTAGAGAACGGTTCCATGCGGCCCGCCTCACGCCTCGGTCGCCGTGAATCGGCGCCCGCGGGTCTCGGGCCCCAGCCAGACGACCGCGGCCACGAGCAGGCCGGACGCCGCGATGCAGACCATCATCGCCGACCCGGTGGTCATTCCGCCATCCTGCAACCGTCCGAGGACGAAGGGCGTCAGCGACCCGAGCGCCGCGCCCACGTGGTAAGAGAGTCCGGGACCGACGCCGCGCACGGCGGTGGGGAATCGTTCCGTGAGATACGCGGGGGCCATCCCCCAGATGCCGCCCCCCGAGGCGCCCATGACGACCGCCCCGACGGCGAGCCCCGCGTCGCCCGTCGCGCCGACGTAGGCCGGAATCGCCGCCACGCCGGTCAAAGCCGCCGCCGCCACCGCGCCCCGCCGGCCGAGCCGCGTCCCGGAGGCGTGTCCCCAGAGCGCCATTCCCACGACGGCGCCGAGATTGAACGCGAGGAGGTAGCCGAGGGGCTCGCGGCCCGCCTCGCGCAGGAAGGTCGGGTACCAGAAGCTGAGCGAGTAGTAGGAGAACATGAACGCGCCCATCAGGATCGACGCCTGCACGGTGGCCCACAACAGGTCGGGCCGGAGCAGTTGCAGTATCGACACGCGCTCGGCCGCGCTCTCGGTGCCTGCCTCCCGCAGGTGGCGCTGGCGTTCGAGCCAGACCGGGCTCTCGCTGATCCCCGACCGGATCCAGGGCACGAGCAGCGCCGGCGCGACCCCGACCCAGAACATCACGCGCCAGCCGAGCGTCGATCCGTCGGCGTCGCTGAGTGGATCCGGCAGGCCGGTGAACAGGGGATAGACGTAGTGGAACGTCAGGGCGGCCAGCATGTAGCCCCAGAACCAGCCGCCCTGCAGCAGTCCGGACGCCAGTCCGCGCAGACGCGCCGGCCACTGCTCTAGGGCCAGGGGCATGCCGGCCGCCCACGGGCCGCCCATCCCGATGCCGAACAGCGCCCGGAAGGCGAAGAGCATCGCGTACGACGTCGAGAAGCCGCTCAGGAACGCGAACAGCGAGAACCAGAGAATCGACAGCATCAGGGGCAGCTTCCGTCCGTAGCGGTCGGCCATCATGCCCGCCCCCAACCCGCCCACGAGCCGGAACATCAGCGTTACGGTTCCGAGCGCGCCGGCCAGCGCACGGTCGACGGTGAAGCTCTGCTGGATGTCGATCAGGATGAACGTCAGGATGGTGAAGTCGAACGCGTCGAGCATCCAGGCGAGGAAGGTGGCGGCGAACACCTTCCTCTGCTGGCGATCGACCTCTCGGTACCACGGCCGTGTCGGCTGTTTCACCATCGGAGCGTTCCCCGCCATGGCAAACGAAGGCCGCAGCGCGACCCTGTGGTCGCGTTCGGCGACGGTTTCCGGGCTGGGAGTCTGCGCCGTGGAACGGCGTAGACTTCCAGTCAGGCCCGGTTGGGCGGCAATCGGAGGCCGCAGCGCGACGGCAGCGGTCGCGTTCGGCGACGATTGTCGGGCTAGGATCGGACAAGCGCACCTTATCAGAGAGACGGCGCAAACGAGACGCGGGGGCGACGCGCGAGCGCGTGCCGCGACGACAGCGGAGACCACAGATGACCATGATCCGGTGCATTTCCATCCTTCGTGCCACGGCTTGCGCGGCTGTCGTACAGGTCCTCGCGTTCGGCGGCGCCGCCGCGGCCGGCGCCCAGACCGTCCTCGATCCCGGGACACCGGTCATGGTCACCGGCGGCGCGATCCGGGGGGCCGTCTCCGCGCGCGACGAGGGAATCATCGCTTTCAAGGGGATCCCCTACGGCGCGCCGCCGGTCGGCGATCTGCGCTGGCGCCCGCCCGCACCGGTCGTCGGCTGGGAAGGTGTGCGCGACGCATCCGAGAGCGCCGCGATCTGCATCCAGAATGGCGGCCGGAGCGTCACCCAGGACGAGGACTGCCTGTTCCTCAACGTCTGGGCGGCGCGCGAGTCGAGCGAGCCGCGGCCGGTGCTGTTCTGGATCCACGGCGGCGGTTACACGGGCGGCTCCGGGTCGACCGCCATCTACGACGGCGCGCCGCTCGCCGCGGATGGAGCGGTGGTGGTCACCATCAATTACCGCCTGAACGTCTTCGGTTTCCTCGCGCACCCGGCGCTGTCGGCCGAGTCGCCGCACGGCGCGTCCGGGAACTACGGCCTGCTGGACACGGTGGCGGCGCTCGAATGGGTCCGCGACAACATCGCGACGTTCGGCGGCGATCCCGGCCGGGTGACGATCTTCGGCGAGTCGGCCGGCGGCGGCGCGGTCATGTCGGTGATGCTCATGCCGCAGGCGGAGGGACTGTTCCACCGGGCCATCGCCCAGAGCAACTGGATCAACGGCTGGGACCGGCCGCTGGCCGAGGCGGCGCGCGGCTGGGAGGCGGCCGAGGAGCAGGGACTCCGGGTGGCCGCCGCGCTCGGTATCGCGGGGACCACCGACGAGGCGCTGGCCGCGATGCGCGCGGCGAGCGCCGCCGATGTGCTGGCAGCGTCGAACGCCGACGCGGGCAGCCCGTTCCTGCGGACCGGCAACGTCTGGGCCCCCAACGTCGACGGCTGGGTCATCCCGGACGACCCGCTGGCGATGTACCGCGCCGGCCGGCAGCACCAGGTGCCGCTCATCACCGGACTGAACGGCAATGAAGGCTCCCTGATGACGCGCAACATGGACGTTCCGGACGCCGCCGCATTCGAGGAACACGTCCGGTCGGTCTACCCGGAGTTGGCCGACGAGATGCTGGCGCACTACGACGCGTCCTCACCCGACGCCGCGCGGGCCGCCATCGACAAGGTGATCCACGACCTCTATTTCGCCGGGCCGGTGCGGGCACACGCCGAGTCGCAGGCCGCGGCCGGCGCGCCGACGTGGCTCTATCACTTCACCCGCGTGCCGCCGACGCCTTGGGGCGCCGATCTCGGATCGCACCACGCGGCGGAGCTGGTCTACGTCTTCGGCACGCTGACGCGGCGCGAGGAGGGCGGCGAGCGCCCGCTCGGTCTCACCCCGGTGGGCGACTACACCGACACCGACACCGGTCTTTCCGCCACGATGCGCGGCTACTGGGTGCAGTTCGCCGCCACCGGCAATCCGAACCGCGGCGGGCTGCCGCCGTGGCCGGTGTTCGATCCGGAGACCGATCGGCACCTGGAGTTGAGCTCGGTGATCACACCCGGCACGGGGGTCGATACCGAGGGCGCGGCGCTCTGGGAGGCGCTGGAGGCGAACCGTCGCGGCGGCGGGGAGTGAGTCAAGAGCGGGTCTGCACACGGAGAGACTCGCGCTCGCTGGCTTGGACTCGTCGAGACGGGGCCGGCAAGGTGAAGGAGGCGCTGACGACGACGTGCACACGATATCTGCAACGAAATCATTGCCAAAAAAAACATTGCCGCATATCATGATCGCATCTGTCTCGGTGCCTGGAAGACGTGAATGCGCAACATTACCGGGCCACCGGTTGTGGACGAGGACCTTTATGGACGCGAGTACGAACTGACTCGCCTCTGGGAAAAGCTGGAGCAGGGCGAACATGTTCTGATGCTCGCTCCCAGGCGGGTCGGCAAGACCAGCCTGATGCTGGAACTCCGCCGCGCGCCTCGCAGGAAGTGGGATGTCGTCTACGTTGACGTCGAAGGCGCCGCCGGCGCCGCGGACTGCGTGGCGGCCATTGTCGCCGCGCCGGCGGCCGATCCCAGGTATCGGAACCGCTTCGAGGCCATCCCGTTCTCGAACGCCGTCAAGGACGTCCTCGCGCGTCTGCAGTCCGTCAGCGTCGACGTCTTGCGTGTCGAACTGAAGGACGCAATCGGTCGCGAGTGGGAGCATGCCGCCGATCAGCTTCTGGCGCGCCTGACGAGTCTGCCGGACACCGGCGGCAATCTCCTGATCATCATCGATGAACTGCCGCTTCTGGTTTCCCGGTTGCTGCGGGCCGGTGAACGGAGGCACGAGGCGGAAATGCTGTTGTCCCGCCTCCGGCATTGGCGCCAGGCCCCGGCTCTACGCGACCGGATCCGCACGTTGATCGGCGGATCGATTGGTCTCGAAGGTATCCTCCGGCGCGTCGGCCTTTCCGGCTTGATCAACGACCTCGCACCGTTTCACGTGACGTCATGGAACAGAACTGTCGCCGTCGAGTTTCTCCGAGGCTTGGGGAGCCACTGCGATTTCCATCTCAGCGAGACATTCATCGCCCGGATGATGGACCTGTTGCAGGACCCCGTTCCATACCACGTACAGCTTTTCTTTTCGGCGCTTCGCGACGCCTGCCGCGGCGAGGCGTCCCGCGTTTCGCGGGAGATCATCGAACGATGTTTCGAGGAGCGGCTCGCCGGCGCCGGAGGGACGGCCCATCTGGATCACTACGCGGAACGTCTCGAGATCGCATTCGACGAGCAGGAACATGACCTCGCGCACGACATTCTGAGTCGTGCCTGCCGGCGCAAAGGGGGCGTGAGGCTCACCGCGCTCGGCGATATGCGCGGGCAGAGCGAACCGGCGGTTCAGTCAGTGCTGCGGGATCTGGAGGTCGACGGGTATCTGAGGCGCGCGGGCAGCCGGGTCGAGTTCCGCTCGAACCTTCTGCGGGTATGGTGGCGCAAACACCACGCACGGAGCATCACGCCATGGTTCGCCGGCGGCTCTACAACCCAGCCCAACTGACTCCGGACGAGTTGAAGACGTCGTTCGTGGCACGCAAGGACACCCTTGCGGAAATGCTCCGTCTTCTCGGCGAGCAGATGCCGAACCGACCCTGCCAGCACGTCATGCTCCTCGGGCCGCGGGGTATGGGCAAGACCACCCTCGGTTTGCGTTTCCTGCACGCAATCCGCGAAACCCCCGACCTTGCCGCAAACTGGCAGCCGGTGCCATTCGACGAGGAGAGCTACGGGGTCGACACCCTGGCGGACTTCTGGATTACGGCCTTGCAACACCTGACCGGGGCCACCGGACAGCCGCGTTGGGCAAAGCGGGCGGCGGCGCTGGTCGAAGACGAGGAGGACGTGGAACGGATCGCAGCCTACGCTCTCGCAGCTTTGCTCGACTTTTGCCAGGCAACCAGGAAGCGGCTGGTCCTGTTCGTCGAGAGTCTGGATGTCGTGTTCGCCCAGATTCGAGACAAGCGCGACATGCACGCGTTACGCGCCACCCTGATCGAGCGGCCGGACATTCTGCTGATCGGGTCCGCCAACGCGGTCTTCGATGGCCTCGTGAGCCGTGGCGAGCCGTTCTACGAGTTCTTCCGAATCATCGCTCTCGATGGTCTCGGACTGGAAGATGCTCGACAAATACTGGCGGCGATTGCAGACAGCGAGGGTCGGCCGGAGGTGACGGATACCCTGCAACGCGACAGCGGCCGGCTGGAGACCATATGCCGGCTGACGGGCGGCAATCCGAGGCTCTTGGTGCTTGCCAGTCGAGTACTGATCGAATCACCGCTCGGACGTGCGTTCGAGGATCTGGAGCGGCTTGTCGACGAGCAGACGCCGTACTTCAAGGCCCGGATCGAGGCGCTGCCCTTTCAGGCTCGAAAGGTATTCCATT is a genomic window containing:
- a CDS encoding ATP-binding protein yields the protein MRNITGPPVVDEDLYGREYELTRLWEKLEQGEHVLMLAPRRVGKTSLMLELRRAPRRKWDVVYVDVEGAAGAADCVAAIVAAPAADPRYRNRFEAIPFSNAVKDVLARLQSVSVDVLRVELKDAIGREWEHAADQLLARLTSLPDTGGNLLIIIDELPLLVSRLLRAGERRHEAEMLLSRLRHWRQAPALRDRIRTLIGGSIGLEGILRRVGLSGLINDLAPFHVTSWNRTVAVEFLRGLGSHCDFHLSETFIARMMDLLQDPVPYHVQLFFSALRDACRGEASRVSREIIERCFEERLAGAGGTAHLDHYAERLEIAFDEQEHDLAHDILSRACRRKGGVRLTALGDMRGQSEPAVQSVLRDLEVDGYLRRAGSRVEFRSNLLRVWWRKHHARSITPWFAGGSTTQPN
- a CDS encoding sel1 repeat family protein, with the protein product MQGGQMRRPSRRCYGVASVAVCLVVLGVTGCRPPDFVRELLIAYHQEGVVAELREGAEAGDAESQWRLGRMYSTGMWVPRDPAIAISWYRRAAGQGHVEAQLDLASSYLLGAGVAENEAQAAVWYRKAAEQGDAYAQTELGILYSEGRGVDRNDVSAHVWFSVAASRADGDVRERAAGLRDTAAERMTPVQLEEAELRAQEWNAAHPLVSPVDAYELVSSRLRESVKIDFSAASRTLLVALQRPCRYCDDSLPFYRRLQARADGRDGVRIVVVAPPRNRGMGDYLALEGFEPDAVVFADPERFPASGTPTLMLVDTEGSLTHSWIGLLDADQEGEVLNVLFR
- a CDS encoding dienelactone hydrolase family protein, with product MGRMVEFAANGKSSGGYLATPASGSGPGVIVIQEWWGLVDHVKDVADRFAGEGFVALAPDMYHGETAASPDDAGKLMMALNIEQTERDLRGAVDYLLARDEATGDRVGTVGFCMGGQLSLFAACANAKVGACVDFYGIHPNVTPDLASLRAPVLGFFAEKDGFVTPEVARKLEADLRAAGKEVEITIFEGADHAFFNDTRAEVYHAEYAAECWTRMLAFYRRHLA
- a CDS encoding AAA family ATPase; protein product: MEADRRLLTRVVLRNYKSIAACDVSPAQLTFLVGPNGSGKSNFLDALRFVADAVRFSLDHALRDRGGIGEVRRRSGGHPNHFGIGIKLGLAQSAASYAFTVGAKPRGGYEVQREECRVARYDGSERHFYSVERGRVAESTLSPSPVAADDRLYLVNVSGVEAFRPVYDALVGMGFYSLNPEAIRELQSPDPGDLLQRDGGNIASVLANLRTRSPDVKKRVEEYLGKVVSGISGVDERSVGPKETLEFRQEVRGARYPWRFFASSMSDGTLRALGVLVALFQGFAGAESTRRCVGIEEPEVALHPAAAGVLIDGLQDAAEQAQILVTSHSPDLLDNREIPDDAIIAVVAEHGESRIGPLDEVGRSALRDHLYTAGELLRMNQLRPDPSVFELRPEQLHLFHVLP
- a CDS encoding carboxylesterase family protein encodes the protein MTMIRCISILRATACAAVVQVLAFGGAAAAGAQTVLDPGTPVMVTGGAIRGAVSARDEGIIAFKGIPYGAPPVGDLRWRPPAPVVGWEGVRDASESAAICIQNGGRSVTQDEDCLFLNVWAARESSEPRPVLFWIHGGGYTGGSGSTAIYDGAPLAADGAVVVTINYRLNVFGFLAHPALSAESPHGASGNYGLLDTVAALEWVRDNIATFGGDPGRVTIFGESAGGGAVMSVMLMPQAEGLFHRAIAQSNWINGWDRPLAEAARGWEAAEEQGLRVAAALGIAGTTDEALAAMRAASAADVLAASNADAGSPFLRTGNVWAPNVDGWVIPDDPLAMYRAGRQHQVPLITGLNGNEGSLMTRNMDVPDAAAFEEHVRSVYPELADEMLAHYDASSPDAARAAIDKVIHDLYFAGPVRAHAESQAAAGAPTWLYHFTRVPPTPWGADLGSHHAAELVYVFGTLTRREEGGERPLGLTPVGDYTDTDTGLSATMRGYWVQFAATGNPNRGGLPPWPVFDPETDRHLELSSVITPGTGVDTEGAALWEALEANRRGGGE
- a CDS encoding MFS transporter, whose amino-acid sequence is MAGNAPMVKQPTRPWYREVDRQQRKVFAATFLAWMLDAFDFTILTFILIDIQQSFTVDRALAGALGTVTLMFRLVGGLGAGMMADRYGRKLPLMLSILWFSLFAFLSGFSTSYAMLFAFRALFGIGMGGPWAAGMPLALEQWPARLRGLASGLLQGGWFWGYMLAALTFHYVYPLFTGLPDPLSDADGSTLGWRVMFWVGVAPALLVPWIRSGISESPVWLERQRHLREAGTESAAERVSILQLLRPDLLWATVQASILMGAFMFSYYSLSFWYPTFLREAGREPLGYLLAFNLGAVVGMALWGHASGTRLGRRGAVAAAALTGVAAIPAYVGATGDAGLAVGAVVMGASGGGIWGMAPAYLTERFPTAVRGVGPGLSYHVGAALGSLTPFVLGRLQDGGMTTGSAMMVCIAASGLLVAAVVWLGPETRGRRFTATEA
- a CDS encoding DUF4276 family protein — translated: MARIVAIVEGHGEMDAVPILLGRIAEAVAPATDVAILPPIRVDRYGVVKQGELERAVELAARMTGTDGSILLLLDADDDCPAELGPALLERARAARPDRMIRVVLAKAEYEAWFLAATASIAGRCDIDEAAAQPDDPEGIRDAKRWLTARMPFGRSYRPTRDQANLTEDFDLDAARQAAPSFDKLWRDVSALLAPDTP